In the genome of Pelobacter seleniigenes DSM 18267, one region contains:
- a CDS encoding TetR/AcrR family transcriptional regulator, producing the protein MKKKRTPRIAPLRRDAVETRTRLLSEAGHAFAEFGYDGVGLRDICKAAEVNLGAVKYYFGSKQELYREALIQPHIQLLQEESVPSFDGSTDPEGALLNWLNFALRTVLVRRREHPYLSRLFIREFANPSFAMEELIELVFKKVRHELVRIVMALKHKDQEDSQVAELANMVILLCVQQEVGRPVLERLAYPPPTKDQDVRALAERIHRFVLAGIKASA; encoded by the coding sequence GTGAAGAAAAAACGCACTCCAAGAATTGCTCCGCTTCGGCGCGATGCCGTCGAAACCCGGACCAGATTGCTCAGCGAAGCAGGCCATGCTTTTGCAGAGTTTGGCTATGACGGGGTCGGACTGCGCGATATCTGCAAGGCTGCCGAGGTCAATCTGGGCGCGGTTAAGTATTATTTCGGCAGTAAGCAGGAGCTGTATCGAGAAGCGTTGATTCAGCCCCATATCCAGCTGCTGCAGGAGGAGTCGGTTCCCAGCTTCGACGGCTCGACCGATCCGGAAGGCGCTTTGTTGAACTGGCTCAATTTTGCCTTGCGCACGGTGCTGGTGAGGCGTCGCGAGCATCCTTATCTATCCCGCCTGTTTATCCGGGAATTTGCCAACCCCTCCTTTGCCATGGAAGAGTTGATCGAGTTGGTCTTCAAAAAAGTCCGCCATGAACTGGTTCGAATTGTCATGGCCCTGAAGCACAAGGATCAGGAAGACAGCCAGGTTGCTGAACTGGCCAATATGGTCATCCTGCTTTGTGTCCAGCAGGAAGTGGGCCGGCCGGTCCTGGAGCGTCTCGCATATCCGCCGCCGACCAAGGATCAGGATGTGCGGGCTCTGGCCGAGCGGATTCATCGATTTGTCCTGGCCGGCATAAAAGCTTCGGCCTGA
- a CDS encoding PA2778 family cysteine peptidase, producing MRGLSCLVIVLTLVFLNGCSAVLPSPDQSSLPPRILLHDVPFFAQQEYQCGPAALAMLLAWNGEQVVLPRVTEQVYSPGRKGTLQPALVAAARRNGYLAYPLQGQDALLRELAAGHPVLVLLNLGFSWVPYWHYAVVIGYDLTADQIFLHSGTEAEAIFSAGVFSRTWARSQDWGLLVLPAGTLPATAEEQVYLNAASGLERAGRNLSAAHAYQAAVQQWPDSFAAWMGLGNSRYAQTDLPAAAAAFRQASRLHSTSGEAWNNLAVVLAAAGQREQALAAIDRAIALGGLLQESFLQTRQEILAGEIK from the coding sequence ATGCGCGGGCTTTCCTGCCTGGTTATTGTGCTCACCCTGGTTTTTCTGAACGGCTGTTCAGCGGTTCTGCCATCTCCGGATCAATCATCCCTGCCACCGCGCATTCTGTTGCATGACGTCCCGTTTTTTGCCCAGCAGGAATATCAGTGCGGGCCGGCGGCTTTGGCCATGTTGCTGGCCTGGAATGGTGAACAGGTTGTCCTGCCACGAGTCACTGAGCAAGTCTATTCACCGGGGCGAAAGGGAACTTTGCAACCGGCCTTGGTTGCTGCGGCGCGCAGAAACGGGTATCTGGCTTATCCCCTGCAGGGGCAGGATGCTTTACTCCGGGAACTGGCCGCCGGACACCCGGTGCTGGTGCTGTTGAACCTCGGATTCTCCTGGGTGCCATATTGGCACTATGCCGTGGTCATCGGCTATGACTTGACGGCTGATCAGATCTTTCTCCATTCCGGCACAGAGGCCGAAGCGATTTTCTCCGCCGGGGTATTCTCCCGGACCTGGGCACGGAGCCAGGATTGGGGGCTGTTGGTTCTTCCGGCCGGAACGTTGCCCGCAACAGCGGAGGAACAGGTCTATCTAAACGCGGCCAGCGGCTTGGAACGGGCCGGCAGGAATCTGTCCGCAGCGCATGCCTACCAGGCCGCTGTGCAACAATGGCCGGACAGTTTTGCGGCCTGGATGGGGCTGGGGAACAGTCGCTACGCACAAACCGATCTGCCTGCCGCGGCAGCGGCCTTCCGCCAGGCCTCCAGGTTGCACTCCACGAGCGGTGAGGCGTGGAACAATCTGGCCGTGGTTCTTGCGGCGGCGGGACAGCGGGAGCAGGCACTGGCCGCTATTGACCGGGCGATCGCTCTGGGTGGACTCTTGCAAGAGAGCTTTCTGCAAACCCGCCAGGAAATTCTGGCCGGTGAAATAAAATGA
- a CDS encoding efflux RND transporter periplasmic adaptor subunit: MKKKPLLIVIVLLVVAAGLATRWWLNQEENAAGPLTLYGNVEIRDAQLVFNEQEIVSAIYVDEGDKVVAGQELARLRSNLLASKLSEAQAQSKALQELVRKLENGTRPQEIKQARAAVDAAAIKIAIAEKNLQRLKQTVTVGGTSKQSVDDAQAALDELIAQKKIQDQALELALQGPRTEDIAQAKAQLTAGQAQVAYLQERLADTVLKAPTPGIIQSRILEVGEMAGPSKPAFILALTDPKWIRAYVSEPELGQVKPGMQAEISADSWPDRKFTGQVGFISPAAEFTPQAIETSDLRTKLVYETRILVNDPENELRLGMPVTVTFPQPRTASTTH, encoded by the coding sequence ATGAAAAAAAAGCCGTTGCTCATAGTTATTGTGCTGCTCGTTGTCGCTGCCGGGCTGGCGACCCGCTGGTGGCTGAACCAGGAAGAGAACGCAGCGGGCCCATTGACCCTTTACGGCAATGTGGAAATTCGCGATGCCCAGCTGGTCTTTAACGAACAGGAAATTGTCTCCGCCATCTATGTTGACGAAGGGGATAAAGTCGTTGCCGGACAGGAACTGGCCCGGTTGCGCTCCAATTTATTGGCCAGCAAGCTCAGCGAGGCGCAAGCCCAGAGTAAAGCTCTGCAAGAGCTGGTCCGCAAGCTGGAAAACGGGACCAGGCCGCAAGAAATCAAACAGGCTCGCGCGGCCGTTGATGCCGCAGCAATCAAAATCGCCATCGCTGAAAAAAATCTGCAGCGGCTCAAGCAAACCGTGACGGTTGGCGGAACCAGCAAACAATCCGTGGATGACGCCCAGGCAGCCCTGGATGAATTGATTGCCCAGAAAAAGATTCAGGATCAGGCGCTGGAACTGGCCTTGCAAGGCCCCAGAACAGAGGACATAGCCCAAGCCAAAGCCCAGTTGACAGCTGGCCAGGCCCAGGTCGCCTATCTTCAGGAACGCCTGGCGGATACCGTCCTCAAAGCACCGACCCCGGGGATTATTCAAAGCCGGATTTTAGAAGTCGGCGAAATGGCCGGGCCTTCAAAACCGGCCTTCATCCTTGCCCTGACTGACCCGAAATGGATCCGCGCCTATGTTTCAGAGCCAGAACTGGGACAGGTCAAACCGGGGATGCAAGCGGAGATCAGCGCGGACAGCTGGCCGGACCGGAAATTCACCGGTCAGGTCGGATTTATCTCCCCAGCCGCCGAGTTTACTCCCCAGGCCATAGAAACCAGCGACCTGCGCACCAAGCTGGTTTACGAAACCCGGATTCTGGTGAACGATCCGGAGAACGAATTGCGCCTGGGCATGCCGGTAACGGTCACGTTCCCCCAACCCCGCACCGCGTCGACGACGCATTAA
- a CDS encoding PA2779 family protein: protein MKKYLPDFIAKPLCAMLILSFVFIDFSPQSAQAGMISTETILSAQAATAARDRVQNFLARDDVRQAMSAQGVAPEEVARRVASLTDDEVNRIAADIDNLPAGAGFGTIVGAAVFVFVLLLVTDILGLTKVFPFTRPIR, encoded by the coding sequence ATGAAAAAGTATCTTCCCGATTTTATTGCTAAACCGCTCTGTGCAATGCTGATACTGTCATTTGTGTTCATTGATTTCAGCCCGCAATCGGCCCAGGCGGGAATGATCAGCACCGAAACGATTCTCTCTGCTCAGGCCGCAACAGCCGCCCGTGACCGGGTGCAGAACTTTTTGGCGCGGGACGATGTGCGGCAGGCGATGAGCGCCCAAGGAGTAGCCCCCGAGGAAGTCGCCCGACGCGTCGCCAGCCTGACCGATGACGAGGTTAACCGGATTGCTGCCGATATCGACAACCTGCCGGCCGGGGCCGGGTTCGGCACCATTGTCGGTGCCGCGGTGTTTGTATTTGTGCTGCTGCTGGTGACCGATATCCTGGGGTTGACCAAGGTCTTCCCGTTTACCCGTCCCATCCGTTAA